From Streptomyces sp. SAI-135:
TCGTCACCGCGGCGCTGGGGCTGCTCTACACGCTGCTGCACACCTACAGCCTCTCGGTGCTGGTGCTGCGTGTGGAGGAGACCGCGCTCGGCGCGGCCTGCGGGGTGATCGCGGCGGCGTTCGTGCTGCCGGTGCGCACCGACCGCCGTACCAACGACCTGCTCGTCACCGTCCTGGAACGGCTCGACGACGTCACCGAGGCCGCGGTGGACCAGCTCAGCGGGGGCACGCCCGTGGAACTGCTCGACCAGGCGCGTGACCTGGACCAGGCGCTGGCCGACCTGCGGGCGGCCACCCAGCCGCTCACCCACCCGATCACACCGCTGCGGGCCCGGCGCGACACGGCTCGCTATGTCGTGGCGCTCCTGGAGACGTGCGCTTACCACGCGCGCTCACTGGCGGCCACGGCCGAACTGCTGCCCACGCACCCCTCGATCGCGGCGGATCCCCGGCTGCGCCGGGCGGGCCGGCGCATCGGGGACAACATCGGGGCCATCGCCGCGCACGTCGCCGACGAGCGTTCCACCGCCCGGGTGGAGACCGGTCCGAGCATCGCCTCGCTCCTGGAGACCGAGGTCCCCGGCACCCCGCGCTTCGGCCGGGTCACCGACCGCGTGCTGCGGCACGTCCAGCGGCTGGACGAGACCCTGGTGGGTCTGGCCCGGCCGCTGAACGTGCCGGTCGCGGCGCCCAGGCGTTAGTCAGGGCGCTGTTCGCCGCTCAGAGGTCCGTCGGCAGACCGCTCACCTCGGCGATGCCCCGCAGCTCGTCGTCGAGCCGCCTGCGTTCGCGGATGTAGTCGGCGATCTCTCCGAGGCGGACCGGGTCGGAGGCCGTGTCCGCGTCGGTGACCACCCTGATCGGGCTGGTGCTCTCGTCGACATGGAGTTCGATCACCTTGTTGTCCATGCGCCCGGTCACCGCGGTGGCGATGACCAGGGCGGCCTCGTCGCGGATCTCCTGGGGCAGCCCGTCCTGCTGGCTGTCCTCTAGCGCGAAGTCCAGGGCGGGCAGTTGGTGTTCGTCGATGGCCCGCAGGACCGGGCGGACCACGCTGAGCAGGAGCTCGTAGTCCTCCGAGGCCATGCGGATGCGCAGAAGGTCCAGGTAGACGTCCACGGGCCTACCGTCGGGCGGAAGCTCGGGTTCGTTCATGAAGCCCGGGTTCCCCGTGACGGGCGGCTCAGACCCGCCGCCAGCGGGCCATGGCGAACGAGAACACTCCGAAGAGCACCAGACCCACGGCGACCAGGACGAGCAGCCACGGCCCCAGCGGGGTGTCCGCGAACGAGCGGAGCGTGTCGTCGAGGCCCTTGGCCTTCTTGGGCTCGTAGTCGACCGCGGCACGGACGGCGAAGGCGCCCGCGGCGATGAACACCACACCCCGCGCCACTCCGCCGGCCACGCCCGTCACGTCGACGAGCTTCCTGACCCGCGGGCCCATCTGGGCGAGCTTCATCTTGTCGTGGAAGGACCGGCGCAGTGCCTGGGCGGCGATCCACACACCGGCCACCGCGACGCCGACCCCCGCGATGCCCACCAGCCACTGCCCGCCGGGCCACTCCAGGGCCCGGGCGGTGACGTCCTTGGACTGTTTGTCGCTCGATCCGCCGCTGCCGGAACCGACGGCGAAGGACAGCACGGAGTAGGCGACGAAGGCGTAGAAGAGGCAGCGGGCCGCCGACAGCAGACGTTTCGTGGCCTTGCCGCCGTCGGGGCCGACCGCGCCGAACACCACCTCGGACAGGCGCCACAGGGCCATGCCGACGAGCCCGACGCCCAGCGCCCACAGGACGACGGACCCGAACGGTTTGTCGGCGAGGGCGGCGAGGGCGCCGCCGCGGTCGGCCTGGCGCTTGCCGTCGCCGAAGGCGATCTGCAGCGCCAGTACACCGACCAGCAGGTAGATCACTCCGCGGGCGGTGAACCCCGCGCGGGCCGCGTACTCCGTCACCGAGCCGCGTGCCGCTCGTCTGGCCTGGAACCGGGCGGTTCCTGCCGTGGAGTTCGTGGTCATCTCGTCCCCCCTGGGAAGTCCGGACCGTCCAGGCGGGCGGTCACGCGGAAATGCGGTCAGTCGGCCAGTCGCGCGGGTTCGGGCACGGCGGCGAGCAGGCGGTGAGCCGTCTCCAGCGCCAGCCGCACGTCGCGCGTGCCGGTGGAGACACAGAGCGTGTAGGCGAGGTCCCGGGCCCGTGGGCTCGGTTCGGCCGCCGTCGCGGACTCCTCGGCCCGCAGTGCCTCGTAGTCCTGGACGAGCCGCCGCAGGAACGCACGATCGGGTATCAGCATCCTTCCCCCTCCTCGTGCTCTCAGGCCTCGGCAGGGCCGTCGCCCTGGCGCCTCGCCCGGTCGGCCAGCGCCTCGTCGCGCACACGGGCGCAGCTGCGGCTGATGAGCCGGGAGACGTGCATCTGCGAGATGCCGAGCTGGTCGGCGATCCGGCTTTGGGTCATGTCCTCGAAGAAGCGCATGTAGAGGATGGCGCGCTCGCGTTCGGGCAGCTTGCGCAGCCCTTCCTTGGCGGACTCCCGGTCGACCACGACGTCGTACGACGTGTCCGGGCCGCCCAGGGTGTCGGCGAGGCTGTAGCCGTCGTCGCCGGCCGAGAGTTCGGCGTCCAGGGAGAGGGTGCTGAAGCTCTCGAGGGCCTCGAGGCCGGTGGTGACCTCGTCCTCGGTCAGGCCGGTGTGGGCGGCGATGTCGGCGGGTGTCGGTTCGGGGGAACCGGGGTTCTGGGTGAGCTCGCGTCGGGCGACCCGCACCTTGTTGCGCAGTTCCTGCACGCGGCGAGGCACTCGCAGAGCCCACATGCGGTCGCGGAAGTGGCGCTTGACCTCGCCGGTGATGGTGGGCACGGCGTAGCTCTCGAAGGCTCCCCGCTCCGGTTCGAAGCGGTCGATGGCCTTGACGAGCCCGAGGGCTGCGACCTGGCGCAGGTCCTCGATGGACTCGCCGCGGTCGCGGAACCGGCCGGCGATGCGGTGGGCCATGGGCAGCCAGGCGGTGACGAGTTCGTCGCGCAGGGCGTCGCGCTCGGGTCCTTCCTCCAGCCCGGCGAGCCGGGCGAAGAGGGCCATGGTGTCGGGGGCGTCGTCGTGCCGCCGCCTGCCGGGCGTGGAGGGACGGTCCTGGGTGGTGGGACGGCTGGTCGACGTGTCGGTGAGCATGCGGATTCGCTCCTGAAGAACGGGTTCAGGGACTGACCGCGGGAGGAAGGACGCCGGGGCCGCCGAAGTGGGGCCCGCAGCAGCCATAACGCTCCCGCTGGCGCGCCTCCGGTCCGAAGCACGAAACTGCGTCTGCCCTGCTCCATGGGGCCCAAACTCCGTCGACGGAATCCGGTTTTCCGGCTGGTTCCCCAGAGGTGCCGCACTAGCTCAGGGGCACCACGGCGGTGATGCG
This genomic window contains:
- a CDS encoding DUF1206 domain-containing protein, which translates into the protein MTTNSTAGTARFQARRAARGSVTEYAARAGFTARGVIYLLVGVLALQIAFGDGKRQADRGGALAALADKPFGSVVLWALGVGLVGMALWRLSEVVFGAVGPDGGKATKRLLSAARCLFYAFVAYSVLSFAVGSGSGGSSDKQSKDVTARALEWPGGQWLVGIAGVGVAVAGVWIAAQALRRSFHDKMKLAQMGPRVRKLVDVTGVAGGVARGVVFIAAGAFAVRAAVDYEPKKAKGLDDTLRSFADTPLGPWLLVLVAVGLVLFGVFSFAMARWRRV
- a CDS encoding DUF5133 domain-containing protein → MLIPDRAFLRRLVQDYEALRAEESATAAEPSPRARDLAYTLCVSTGTRDVRLALETAHRLLAAVPEPARLAD
- a CDS encoding SigB/SigF/SigG family RNA polymerase sigma factor, whose amino-acid sequence is MLTDTSTSRPTTQDRPSTPGRRRHDDAPDTMALFARLAGLEEGPERDALRDELVTAWLPMAHRIAGRFRDRGESIEDLRQVAALGLVKAIDRFEPERGAFESYAVPTITGEVKRHFRDRMWALRVPRRVQELRNKVRVARRELTQNPGSPEPTPADIAAHTGLTEDEVTTGLEALESFSTLSLDAELSAGDDGYSLADTLGGPDTSYDVVVDRESAKEGLRKLPERERAILYMRFFEDMTQSRIADQLGISQMHVSRLISRSCARVRDEALADRARRQGDGPAEA